From the Desmonostoc muscorum LEGE 12446 genome, the window AAACCAGAGAGACCAAAACGCACCAATCCTTCTGGTCGAATGACTCCTTGCCAGATGGAATCTAGCCAAGAAGGAAGGGTTTGTTGTGTCCAGTCTGCTGTTATTACCTCCCCCTCCACTAATCCCGTTGCTACCAAAAGTTCGCTAAAGCCTTCTATGCTGGAAAAAGCGGGATGAGACCACTGATCTAATAGTTGCCGCATTACCGGTTTCTCCCAAAAATTGAGCGGATTTTGGCGATCGTCTCTCTGATTCCAGTCAGCTAAAACCATTATTCCACCGGGCTTTAGCACCCGCATCAATTCTCTGGCAAAAATGGCTTTATCTGGCATGTGTGGCCCGGCTTCAATGGACCAAACTACATCAAAACTTGCATCTGGAAAAGAAAGTGCCATAGCATCATCCACAAGAAACTGCACATCAAGTTCCTGAGAAGTTAATTGCTGGGCGCGTTCAACTTGTTGGGGACTGATGGTAATACCTGTGACTGCAAAGCCGTAATCCCGTGCCAAAATGCGACTGCTACCCCCAATTCCACAGCCAACATCCAAGACGGTACTGCTAGGGGGTAATTTATCTAAACCACCCCAACGCACCATTTCATGCA encodes:
- a CDS encoding methyltransferase domain-containing protein → MSWFFPGLGVVLALLTLSLTLYLITARRYQSSNSVANSYDQWTEDGILEFYWGEHIHLGHYGSPPQRKDFLIAKSDFVHEMVRWGGLDKLPPSSTVLDVGCGIGGSSRILARDYGFAVTGITISPQQVERAQQLTSQELDVQFLVDDAMALSFPDASFDVVWSIEAGPHMPDKAIFARELMRVLKPGGIMVLADWNQRDDRQNPLNFWEKPVMRQLLDQWSHPAFSSIEGFSELLVATGLVEGEVITADWTQQTLPSWLDSIWQGVIRPEGLVRFGLSGFIKSLREVPTLLLMRLAFGTGLCRFGMFRATRANSLPQSTRQTVSIETA